Within the Glycine soja cultivar W05 chromosome 3, ASM419377v2, whole genome shotgun sequence genome, the region TTGCATATAGGAACTTTGTAggagaaataaagaaattcgAAGCAAGCAAGTTATTCCACACACTGGTGGATCCAAAGCTAATCTTAGACGAAGAAATGAGTTGGTAATGACATTAAATGTTaacttttactaattaaagAAGTTCAATGTTTACTTACTCTTTATTTATCTTAGTTGTTAGAAACTGGGAAGCTACCAAGTCGTGGACAATTATATATTGAAACTCATAAAAGGAAAGATGGATCATTTGTAAATGAAGCAGCAAAGACTATAGCGGTATGTTTTTCTTTAGTAACATTGTTTTCAAGGATTGTGCTTAATCTTAAAAcgtttatatttcattttattacatGTTTGCAGGAACAAATTGAAGTAGGATTGACTCAAAGCATAGTTGATGAATCTGAAGTTTCTCCTCTTGATGTTGTTGGTAGAGTGTTAGGGTTAGAGCACTCTGGGAGAGTGCGATGCATGGGATTAGGAGTTATTCCTTCTAATACATTTAGGAACACAAGACTTCGAGCTTCTAGTCCGAGCTCTTCTTCATCTGGTGTTGCCTTTCCATCTTCAAACCAATGGCAAGAGAAATACAACAATTTAGAATCAGCTTTTAAGGCCTACATGATCATGAAGGAAGGAAGGATCCCTAAAGAATTAGCTAGTTATTTCACTCCTGATCAaacacatgtaagtaattaaTATGCATACATCATTATGTATATGTGAGGTATCCTAAAACTTGTTAGTATAAT harbors:
- the LOC114404889 gene encoding uncharacterized protein LOC114404889, which translates into the protein MPPSLSEDTRNKEIRSKQVIPHTGGSKANLRRRNELLLETGKLPSRGQLYIETHKRKDGSFVNEAAKTIAEQIEVGLTQSIVDESEVSPLDVVGRVLGLEHSGRVRCMGLGVIPSNTFRNTRLRASSPSSSSSGVAFPSSNQWQEKYNNLESAFKAYMIMKEGRIPKELASYFTPDQTHPNDASSVPNTPLDARGSSGASNP